A window from Gopherus flavomarginatus isolate rGopFla2 chromosome 4, rGopFla2.mat.asm, whole genome shotgun sequence encodes these proteins:
- the LOC127050058 gene encoding taste receptor type 2 member 1-like — MLPVIIISLIILGIESIIGIIANGLIIVVHCTEWIRSRKLTSCDMILTSLGISRFFLQWTMFIYNIFFVLSPVMNGACAIWRNLYIFCMYLNTLSLWFATWLSVFYCMKIANFSQPFFLWLKRRISGLVPRLLMSSFPVSLVTCLLSVNVIDRKNIGNSTNNLSGNTRVECSHNVNSSSGHSILHMLGYSFPFFIFLVSAVLLITSLWRHTKRMEKNTNISRDTITDAHVSVIKGLIAFIFFYISYFVATVLFLLNIFAHGSLYFSWFCVLVAAAYPSGHSVILILGNPKLKTVAVRALNYAKCWLRDEAS, encoded by the coding sequence ATGCTTCCTGTAATTATTATTAGTTTGATCATTTTAGGAATTGAGTCCATTATAGGGATTATAGCAAACGGATTGATAATCGTTGTACATTGTACTGAGTGGATCAGAAGCAGAAAACTGACCAGTTGTGACATGATCTTGACTAGCCTGGGCATCTCCAGATTTTTCCTACAGTGGACAATGTTCATTTACAATATCTTCTTTGTATTATCTCCAGTGATGAATGGAGCGTGTGCCATATGGAGAAACCTCTATATTTTTTGCATGTATCTAAATACTCTCAGCCTCTGGTTTGCTACGTGGCTCAGTGTCTTCTACTGCATGAAGATCGCCAACTTCAGCCAACCTTTCTTCCTCTGGCTGAAGCGGAGAATATCAGGGCTAGTGCCACGGCTACTCATGAGCTCCTTCCCGGTCTCCTTGGTCACCTGTCTCCTTTCAGTCAATGTCATAGATAGAAAGAACATAGGCAATTCAACGAATAATCTGTCAGGAAACACCAGAGTGGAATGTAGCCATAATGTTAATTCATCTTCTGGTCATTCTATTTTGCACATGCTTGGatattcctttcctttctttatatTTCTTGTTTCTGCAGTACTGTTAATCACTTCTCTGTGGAGACACACCAAGAGGATGGAGAAAAACACAAACATCTCCAGGGACACCATTACTGATGCTCATGTCAGTGTAATTAAAGGTCTGATTGCTTTCATTTTCTTCTACATTTCATATTTTGTGGCAACAGTGctatttttattaaacatattTGCCCACGGCAGTCTCTATTTCTCATGGTTCTGTGTATTGGTAGCGGCTGCTTATCCTTCTGGGCACTCTGTTATCCTGATCCTGGGTAACCCCAAATTGAAGACGGTAGCGGTGAGGGCTCTGAACTATGCAAAATGCTGGCTGAGAGATGAGGCTTCATAA